A part of Deltaproteobacteria bacterium genomic DNA contains:
- a CDS encoding ABC transporter substrate-binding protein produces MTTQCRCFIVIVILSLSAQRSSAADKLRIGYSGATITNSMLWVTQEGRLFEKNGIDPEVLYLQTTLGQTAMIAGEIQMCVYSASLLTPARLQGADVVMLLSFLHKPIYRLVVRPEIRSVADLRGKRIGITRFGTVSDWTTRLLLSRLGLDAEKDVTLIQSGDVPVLVNGLSAGRTIDAAIMQPPYDKKLVAQGLRVLLNMQDMDIVLQQTGLNTTQKFIARNPDIVRRAVKSLIDGIHFMRNNPAVAKRAIGKHMQIKDERELEDSYQLLRSFIQPKPYPNLEGFKPIFEEAGKRLPAAKTANAKDFVDTRFIEELDKSGYIDGLYK; encoded by the coding sequence ATGACCACTCAATGTCGCTGTTTCATCGTCATCGTTATTCTTTCCTTGTCAGCGCAACGCAGTTCCGCCGCCGACAAACTCCGCATCGGTTACTCCGGCGCGACGATCACCAATTCGATGTTGTGGGTGACGCAGGAAGGGCGGCTGTTCGAGAAGAACGGCATCGACCCCGAAGTTCTTTATCTCCAAACCACGCTCGGCCAGACGGCGATGATCGCCGGCGAAATTCAAATGTGCGTTTACTCGGCGAGTCTGCTGACGCCGGCGCGTTTGCAAGGCGCCGATGTCGTCATGCTGCTGAGTTTTCTCCACAAGCCGATCTATCGTCTGGTGGTGCGGCCGGAGATTCGCAGCGTCGCCGATCTACGCGGTAAGCGTATCGGTATCACGCGCTTCGGCACGGTGAGCGATTGGACCACGCGCTTGTTATTATCGCGTCTCGGTCTCGACGCGGAAAAGGATGTGACTCTGATCCAAAGCGGCGACGTGCCGGTGCTGGTCAATGGATTGTCGGCGGGCCGGACTATCGACGCCGCGATCATGCAGCCGCCCTATGATAAAAAGCTCGTAGCCCAGGGGCTGCGCGTGCTGCTCAACATGCAGGATATGGATATCGTCCTGCAACAGACCGGCCTTAACACCACGCAGAAGTTCATCGCCAGAAATCCCGACATCGTCCGGCGCGCCGTGAAGTCACTCATCGACGGCATTCATTTCATGCGCAACAACCCCGCCGTCGCCAAACGCGCCATCGGCAAACACATGCAGATCAAAGACGAGCGCGAGCTGGAAGATTCCTATCAACTGCTGCGCAGCTTCATCCAACCCAAACCCTATCCGAATCTCGAAGGCTTCAAACCAATCTTCGAGGAAGCCGGCAAACGCCTGCCGGCGGCAAAGACCGCCAACGCCAAAGATTTTGTCGACACGCGCTTCATCGAGGAGTTGGACAAGTCGGGTTATATCGACGGGCTGTATAAATAG